The Collimonas fungivorans Ter331 genome has a segment encoding these proteins:
- a CDS encoding DeoR/GlpR family DNA-binding transcription regulator, translated as MPEISTLKLNGRQQELLSYVQRDGFVTVEHLATRFKITQQTIRRDINLLAELNLLQRYHGGVGLPSSAENIAYGARQGLYSEEKRRIAALVVEHIPDQATLFINLGTTNEEVAKALSRRRNLRVITNNLNVAAIMSGYPGCEVIITGGVVRARDLGITGEETIDFIRRFKVDFGIIGISSIEADGTLRDFDYREVRVSEAIIEHSRTVFLVADHSKFWRPALVRLGDISKINALFTDKPVPEAMAGIFEEAKIDIFVADDGASVA; from the coding sequence ATGCCAGAGATATCAACGCTAAAGCTTAACGGTCGCCAGCAGGAGCTGTTGAGTTATGTGCAACGTGACGGTTTCGTGACGGTAGAGCATCTGGCGACGCGTTTCAAGATCACCCAGCAGACGATACGGCGCGACATCAACCTGCTGGCGGAACTGAACCTGCTGCAGCGTTATCACGGCGGCGTCGGCCTGCCTTCCAGCGCCGAGAATATCGCCTACGGCGCCCGGCAAGGCTTGTATTCCGAGGAGAAGCGCCGCATCGCCGCGCTGGTGGTCGAGCATATCCCCGACCAGGCCACGCTGTTCATCAACCTCGGCACCACCAACGAGGAAGTCGCCAAGGCCCTGAGCCGGCGCCGCAACCTGCGTGTCATCACCAACAACCTGAACGTGGCCGCCATCATGAGCGGTTATCCGGGCTGCGAGGTGATCATCACCGGCGGCGTGGTGCGCGCGCGCGACCTCGGCATCACCGGCGAAGAAACCATCGATTTCATCCGCCGCTTCAAGGTCGATTTCGGCATCATCGGCATCTCCAGCATCGAAGCCGACGGCACGTTGCGCGATTTCGACTATCGCGAGGTGCGGGTGTCGGAAGCGATCATCGAACATTCGCGCACCGTATTCCTGGTAGCCGACCATTCGAAGTTCTGGCGGCCGGCGCTAGTGCGGCTTGGCGACATTTCGAAAATCAATGCGCTGTTTACCGACAAGCCGGTGCCGGAAGCCATGGCCGGCATTTTCGAAGAAGCGAAAATCGATATATTTGTCGCTGACGACGGCGCATCGGTCGCCTAG
- the glpD gene encoding glycerol-3-phosphate dehydrogenase, with protein sequence MAVASSEIVDLLVVGGGVNGAGIARDAAGRGLSVLLCEQDDLASHTSSASTKLIHGGLRYLEHYEFGLVRKALQERELLLRLAPHIIAPLRFVMPHVSSLRPAWMIRAGLFLYDNLSKRELLPGSRSIDFRKHPAGAPLKKTLSKGFVYSDASVQDARLVVLNAMDAKERGATILTKTRLIEARQGTQYWDATLLSTVSGETSKVKARCVVNAAGPWVASLLNSALNTPAQHHIRLVKGSHIVTKRLFDHDHAYIFQNPDKRIVFAIPYETDFTLIGTTDVEYSGNPGKVEISDEETAYLCESVSRYFETAVTPQQVVWSYAGVRPLLEEEVANPSAVTRDYRLELRNEQGLAPVLSVFGGKITTYRRLAEEAMEHLQPLFGYMKSHWTAHEALPGGDIANADFADFQRIFQQRHTWLPASLAARYARTYGTRAARLLEGIHDMAGLGELFGADLHEAEVRYLMRYEWALTADDILWRRSKLGLRFDAAGAARLQAWLEAQQVSAPAAMLA encoded by the coding sequence ATGGCTGTGGCATCAAGTGAAATTGTAGATTTGCTGGTGGTGGGCGGCGGCGTTAACGGCGCCGGGATTGCGCGCGACGCTGCCGGACGCGGACTGAGCGTGTTGCTTTGCGAACAGGACGACCTTGCTTCGCACACTTCGTCGGCCAGCACCAAGCTGATACACGGCGGCTTGCGCTATCTCGAACACTACGAATTCGGCCTGGTGCGCAAAGCGCTGCAAGAGCGCGAACTGCTGCTGCGCCTGGCGCCGCATATCATTGCGCCGCTGCGCTTCGTGATGCCGCATGTATCGAGCCTGCGGCCGGCCTGGATGATACGCGCGGGTTTGTTTTTATACGACAACCTGAGCAAACGCGAATTGCTGCCAGGGTCGCGCTCCATCGATTTCCGCAAGCATCCGGCCGGCGCGCCGCTGAAAAAGACCTTGAGCAAAGGTTTCGTGTATTCCGACGCCTCGGTGCAAGACGCGCGCCTGGTGGTGCTCAATGCGATGGACGCCAAGGAACGCGGCGCCACCATCCTCACCAAAACCCGCTTGATTGAAGCCAGGCAAGGCACCCAATACTGGGACGCCACCCTGCTGTCGACCGTGAGCGGCGAGACTAGCAAGGTCAAGGCGCGCTGTGTGGTCAACGCTGCCGGGCCGTGGGTCGCCAGCCTGCTGAACAGCGCCCTGAATACGCCGGCGCAGCATCACATCCGCCTGGTCAAAGGCAGCCACATCGTCACCAAGCGCCTGTTCGACCACGATCACGCCTATATCTTCCAGAATCCGGACAAGCGCATCGTGTTCGCGATTCCGTATGAAACCGACTTCACCCTGATCGGCACCACCGATGTCGAATACAGCGGCAATCCGGGCAAGGTCGAGATCTCGGATGAAGAAACCGCCTACCTGTGCGAATCGGTGAGCCGCTATTTCGAAACTGCGGTGACGCCGCAGCAAGTGGTGTGGTCCTATGCCGGCGTGCGGCCGCTGCTGGAAGAAGAGGTCGCCAATCCTTCCGCCGTGACCCGCGACTACCGCCTGGAATTGCGCAACGAGCAGGGATTGGCACCGGTGTTGTCGGTATTCGGCGGCAAGATCACCACTTACCGGCGCCTGGCGGAAGAAGCCATGGAGCATTTGCAGCCGCTGTTCGGTTACATGAAATCGCACTGGACCGCGCACGAAGCATTGCCGGGAGGCGATATCGCCAATGCCGACTTCGCCGATTTCCAGCGCATTTTCCAGCAGCGCCATACCTGGCTGCCGGCCAGCCTGGCGGCGCGTTATGCACGCACTTACGGCACGCGCGCGGCGCGCTTGCTGGAGGGCATCCACGACATGGCCGGGCTGGGCGAATTGTTCGGCGCCGACCTGCATGAAGCGGAAGTACGTTATCTGATGCGCTACGAATGGGCGTTGACCGCCGACGATATCCTGTGGCGCCGTTCCAAGCTGGGATTGCGTTTCGATGCCGCCGGCGCCGCGCGTTTACAGGCGTGGCTGGAGGCGCAGCAAGTATCGGCGCCGGCGGCCATGCTGGCCTGA
- the glpK gene encoding glycerol kinase GlpK produces the protein MKDKYILALDQGTTSSRAILFDRQGNIVSSAQKEFRQIYPQPGWVEHDPQEIWSTQVGVAAEASTNIGLNGTSIAAIGITNQRETTVVWDRETGKAVYNAIVWQDRRTAAFCDQLKADGLAETIREKTGLLVDSYFSGTKIRWILNNVEGAQQLADQGRLAFGTIDTWLVWNMTRGKLHLTDVTNASRTMLFNIHTMEWDDELLKIMGVPRSMLPEVRSSSEVYGHTEVSGFGSEIPLAGIAGDQQAALFGQMCTEPGMVKNTYGTGCFMVMNTGTKPIISKNNLLTTVAWKIGNEVNYALEGSIFIGGAVVQWLRDGLGIIKTSTEIEALARSVKSSDGVYLVPAFAGLGAPHWNPHARGTIFGITRGTTSAHYARAALDSIAYQTMDVLKAMEADAGIVIPELRVDGGATANNLLMQFQSDILGVDVVRPKVTETTALGAAYLAGLAVGYWSSTDDVRGQWQLDQRFKPALPADEVKTSIKGWQRAIAAATVWADS, from the coding sequence TTGAAAGACAAATACATTTTAGCCCTGGATCAGGGAACCACCAGCTCGCGCGCCATCCTGTTTGACCGTCAAGGCAATATCGTTTCTTCGGCGCAGAAAGAATTCCGCCAGATCTATCCGCAGCCGGGCTGGGTCGAGCACGATCCGCAGGAAATCTGGTCGACCCAGGTTGGCGTCGCCGCCGAAGCCTCGACCAACATCGGCCTGAACGGCACGTCGATCGCCGCCATCGGCATCACCAACCAGCGTGAAACCACCGTGGTCTGGGATCGCGAAACCGGCAAGGCAGTGTACAACGCCATCGTCTGGCAAGACCGCCGCACGGCGGCATTCTGCGACCAACTGAAAGCCGACGGCCTGGCCGAAACCATCCGTGAAAAGACCGGCTTGCTGGTCGACTCTTATTTTTCCGGCACCAAGATCCGCTGGATCCTGAACAACGTCGAAGGCGCGCAGCAGCTGGCGGACCAGGGACGGCTGGCGTTCGGCACCATCGATACCTGGCTGGTCTGGAACATGACCCGCGGCAAGCTGCACCTGACCGATGTCACCAACGCATCGCGCACCATGCTGTTCAATATCCACACCATGGAGTGGGATGACGAGCTGCTCAAGATCATGGGCGTGCCGCGCAGCATGCTGCCGGAAGTCCGCTCTTCCAGTGAAGTCTACGGCCACACCGAAGTCTCCGGTTTCGGTTCCGAAATTCCGCTGGCCGGGATTGCCGGCGACCAGCAGGCAGCCCTGTTCGGCCAGATGTGCACCGAACCCGGCATGGTCAAGAATACCTACGGCACCGGCTGCTTCATGGTGATGAACACCGGCACCAAGCCGATCATCTCGAAGAACAACCTGCTGACCACGGTCGCCTGGAAAATCGGCAACGAAGTCAATTACGCGCTGGAAGGCAGCATCTTCATCGGCGGCGCCGTGGTGCAATGGCTGCGCGACGGCCTCGGCATCATCAAGACCTCGACTGAAATCGAAGCGCTGGCGCGCAGCGTCAAGAGCAGCGACGGCGTCTACCTGGTGCCGGCGTTTGCCGGCCTTGGCGCGCCGCACTGGAACCCGCATGCGCGTGGCACCATCTTCGGCATTACCCGCGGCACCACCTCGGCGCACTATGCGCGCGCCGCACTGGACAGCATCGCCTATCAAACCATGGATGTATTGAAAGCCATGGAAGCCGACGCCGGCATCGTGATCCCGGAACTGCGGGTCGACGGCGGCGCCACTGCCAACAACCTGCTGATGCAGTTCCAGTCAGACATCCTGGGAGTCGACGTGGTGCGTCCGAAAGTGACGGAAACCACGGCGCTGGGCGCGGCCTACCTGGCTGGGCTGGCGGTCGGCTACTGGAGCAGCACCGACGACGTGCGCGGCCAGTGGCAGCTCGACCAGCGCTTCAAGCCGGCGCTGCCGGCGGATGAAGTGAAAACCAGCATCAAGGGCTGGCAGCGGGCGATTGCAGCGGCGACGGTCTGGGCCGATTCGTAA
- a CDS encoding MIP/aquaporin family protein: MTPFLAEFVGTALIVLLGNGVVANVLLSKTHGHGSGLIVITVGWAMAVFVGVFVAASSSGAHLNPAVTLALAVAGKFAWGSVPGYILSQMLGGMMGAFLVWLVYRNHFAETTDGNLKLAAFCTAPAIRNTFGNVVSEVVGTFVLVYCVLNIASPKMGLGALDALPVALLVMSIGVSLGGTTGYAINPARDLGPRLMHALLPIPGKRDSDWGYALVPVVGSICGGVLAALVYGLQMAH; this comes from the coding sequence ATGACTCCCTTTTTAGCTGAATTCGTAGGCACCGCACTGATTGTCCTGCTTGGCAACGGCGTGGTTGCCAATGTTCTTTTAAGTAAAACCCATGGCCATGGCAGCGGCCTGATCGTGATCACGGTCGGCTGGGCGATGGCGGTGTTTGTCGGTGTGTTCGTGGCGGCATCCTCCAGCGGCGCTCACCTGAATCCGGCCGTGACCCTGGCGCTGGCGGTGGCCGGCAAGTTTGCCTGGGGCAGCGTGCCCGGTTATATCCTGTCGCAGATGCTGGGCGGCATGATGGGAGCTTTCCTGGTGTGGCTGGTTTACCGCAATCACTTTGCCGAGACTACCGACGGCAACCTGAAGCTGGCGGCATTCTGCACGGCGCCGGCAATCCGCAACACCTTCGGCAATGTGGTGTCGGAAGTGGTCGGCACCTTTGTGCTGGTCTATTGCGTGCTGAATATCGCTTCGCCGAAGATGGGGCTGGGCGCGCTGGATGCCTTGCCGGTGGCCTTGCTGGTGATGAGCATCGGCGTTTCGCTGGGCGGCACCACGGGTTACGCGATCAACCCGGCGCGCGATCTTGGGCCGCGCCTGATGCATGCATTGCTGCCGATTCCCGGTAAACGCGACAGCGACTGGGGTTATGCCTTGGTGCCTGTGGTGGGTTCGATCTGCGGCGGCGTGCTGGCGGCGCTGGTGTATGGCCTGCAGATGGCGCACTGA